Genomic window (Phocoena phocoena chromosome 20, mPhoPho1.1, whole genome shotgun sequence):
cagttatacatatacatatatgcactcttttttagattctgttcccatatcagtcattacagggtattgagtagagttccctgtgctatacagtaggtccttattatctattttatatataaagcagtgtgtatatgtcaaccccaatctcccattttatccccctctttcccccttggttgATCAGATCTTTTCAACCATTAGATTCTACATCCAGCCACCCCACTGCAGCACTTCCACAACTGAACTCTTCCTACTGCTTCCCAAGCCTGTCCCTCCTGCTGCACTCCTGACCTTCTGCCCAGGAGCTGGAGTGAGGGACTGGAGTGCTGTCCTCTCCTCCCTTTCACCCCTatgtccagcctccagtcccTGTCACTTCTCCTGCTGACCTCTCTCCATTCCGCCACCCTGTCTGTGCTGCTACCTTCCTCACTGGCCCTTTCAGTCCACTTTGACCCTCCTCCAGTTCAGCCTTATACTTGTTTCTAAACACAGAGTCGCCTCTCCTTGTAAACCCTTTGGTAGCTTCCTTTCACCTCCCAGGAAGGTCCTGGCTCCTCGCTGTAACTTGGGCTGCTCTCCACAGCCTAGTTCCTGCTGCCCTTCCAACACTTCAGCCCCCAGTTCTGTCTTCACATCACCAGACTGCACATTCCCAGGCACGGGATGCTGCTCTGGGCCTCTGAGCCTTTGAGTGTGtcattctctctgcctgaaacaACATTCCCACCTTTCCTCACCTGCCTCATTCTTACTTCAAATTCAGCGTGGGGGtcgcttcctccaggaagctttccctaATCCCTGTGTCATTCTTGTGTCATTCATGTATCTACTATTGTTTCTCAAGCCTAACATTTACTTTGTTATATTGAAATTACCTATTTTGATGTTTTGCTCTTCATTTAGACAATGAGTTTATTGACCATGTTTTGCCTGTATTGGGTATGTTAAAATATACCTGCACTGGACTTCTTATTCATTCCTGTGTCGCTAGTAGATGTTCAGTAAACGCTTGTTCTGAGTTGATCATTTTATCCCCAATTCTGTATATCCTAATTAATGGGAAATTCTCAGCTCTTTTCTTTCACTCCTGGGGCCCTCAGATAGACTTAGAGAAGGGCAGGCTGGATAGAAGTGACCTCTGGAAAATGGTACTTCAGCACTTCAACTTGTCCAGGGCCCCACCAGCCACAAGGTATTAATAGTTGGAACATCTTTGTCTGGAAAGCGAATGGGAAAGTCTCTTGGATTCTCATCCCATGGAAGAAGAGTGCCCCAATCCACAGCCTGAGTCTCATCTGGATGAAGTTGTTAGTCTCCTTTCTGAGCTCAAGGCcccctctgcctctttttttttttttttttttttttggctgcactgcgtcttctttgctgcgtgggctttctctagttgcggcaagcagggacgACTATTCtatgtggcgcacaggcttcttgttgtggtggcttctcttggtgtggagcacgggctctaggcgcgtggactccagtagttgtggcacgcaggctcagtagttgtggcacacgggcttagttactccatggcgtgtgggatcttcccggaccaggactcgaacccatgtcccctgccttggcaggtggattcttaagcactgtgccaccagggaagttcccccctCTGCCTCTTAAATGAAGCCCAGGCTAGTTTGGTGGCTATCTGGTGGCAGTGTGCTAAGGCTTGTGGTTCCTACTTCACTGGAATTGATTTTAACCATTTCTGGGACTTGTGGGGCATTTTAGCCATCTATGTGGTAAACTGGGGAAGTGAGAGACCATGGAACAGGGTGTTAAACTGCCAGGGTGAAGATGGTGCATTAGAAAAGTAGTGCGAGCCATCCAGGGAAGAGTGAGGTTAGGGCAGCACCCAGAgcagtgggtggtggtgggttgTTGCAGTGGGGGATCAACTCCTGCAGAGGACTAGGAAGGTATCCATGAGGGAGGAGGCCTTGGGGAAGTGGCTTTCTACACCCTGGTGGGTGATAGTGTTGGAGAACAGGCCTCCAACACTCCACGCCCCCGTTTCAGAAAAGATGAGTCAGAGTAATAAGAGGAAtaattttaacctttaaaaaacatAGGACTTCAACTATGATAAGGGACCCAGGGAGAgtagggaggagggtggaggcagTGACAGCTGAGCCTGGTGCATGTTCCTGCCCCTCTTCAGAGTTGAAGAGCAGCATGAAAATTATACCCAGGGAGATGTACATCAAGACCACGGAACTCAGACCCAGTCTTTCATGTGGATCCTTCATGGCATCTGGGCTCCAAGCACTCAGGGGCCAAAGCCATTCTCCCTTCCAGGGAACCATACCAGAGTCAGGTCTTCAGTCTGGGTTTATCCAGGGCCAGGGGGGAGGGGGTAAGGAGGATGGCTGGGATCCCTCCAGAAGTGTCCCTGGCTATGCTGAGTTCCTTTCTTCTGTCTGTGTAGGTGTAGACGGGGCACTGCCTGCAGAGCAGGTTCTGCCAGCCTCGCTAGAGAGGATGCCCCCGTGTCCGTGATGGGCTGTGGGACAAGCAAGGTCCTTCCCGAGCCGCCCAAGGATGTCCAGCTGGATCTGGTCAAGAAGGTGGAGCCCTTCAGTGGCACTAAGAGCGATGTGTACAAGCACTTCATTACAGAGGTGGACAGTGTTGGCCCTCTGAAAGCTGGGTTCCCAGAAGCCAGTCAGGGTGCAAACCCCTGCCCTGGTGCCCCCACTACTGGCCACACAGAGCCTCCCTCAGAGCCACCACGCAGGGCCAGGGTGGCTAAGTACAGGGCCAAGTTCGACCCACGTGTGACAGCCAAGTACGACATCAAAGCCCTGATTGGCCGAGGCAGCTTCAGCCGAGTGGTGCGTGTGGAGCACCGGGCAACCCGGCAGCCATATGCCATTAAGATGATTGAGACCAAGTACCGGGAGGGGCGGGAGGTGTGTGAGTCGGAGCTGCGTGTGCTGCGCCGGGTGCGCCACGCCAACATCATCCAGCTGGTGGAGGTGTTTGAGACACAGGAGCGCGTGTACATGGTGATGGAGCTGGCCACTGGTGGAGAGCTCTTTGACCGCATCATCGCCAAGGGTTCTTTCACTGAGCGTGACGCCACTCGAGTGCTGCAGATGGTACTGGATGGCGTCCGGTATCTGCATGCACTGGGCATCACACACCGAGACCTCAAGCCTGAGAATCTGCTCTACTACCACCCAGGCACTGACTCCAAGATCATCATCACCGACTTTGGCCTGGCCAGTGCCCGCAAGAAGGGTGACGACTGCCTGATGAAGACCACCTGTGGCACGCCCGAGTACATTGCCCCTGAGGTCCTGGTCCGCAAGCCCTACACCAACTCAGTCGACATGTGGGCGCTGGGCGTCATCGCCTACATCCTGCTCAGTGGCACCATGCCCTTTGAGGATGACAACCGCACCCGGCTGTACCGGCAGATCCTCAGGGGCAAGTACAGTTACTCGGGGGAGGTGAGTCTTCTGTCTCGGGGACGTTGGGAGGcccctgggtgggtgggggctcCTATCCTACAGCCCTTAATCAGGGGCATGTGCTCTCAGGGCCATGTTCGTGGGGCCAGACAGATGATGTAAAAATGGTAAAGTGAGACTAGTAGGGTATCTTAGCTTGGATTTCCCCAAAAGTGAGCCCTGAGACAAGGACTTGGGAGCAGACTGAGGACCCTGTGAATAATCATGTGGAATGTGCTCAGAATTGTACCACTGAGGGGCAGGAAAGAGGGTGGGTTTTAATCCACTGACTCTTGTATGAGTCGAGAATTTCTTTGCAGGGGCTTTAAATGCCTGGCACTTGGGCTGTTCTGAATGCCAACTAGTGGTGGAGAAAGTCCTCAGGCAAAGAAGCAGAGAGATACAGGCACTGGCCATGGGAAGCTGTCAGCACACACATGAGCACTGCAGCTGCAGGCGAGCCCAGAGGTGGGCTGAGAGGAAGCAGGACAGGGCATCCATAGCATCTGGTCCAGAGGACTAGGGCAAGCTAGTGACTGTGCCCTGTCTAAAGGAACAGCTGCTTCTCATCTCAGCCCAGTTTTGCCGCAGAGCAGGGTGGACTCCATGCACCCAGACATTCtagttttttaaagagaagccaGAAAATCTGATCTTAAAGtgttaaaatataattcacatatttaaGCAGTACCATGTGCTTAACCCAGCAAATGCTTACTTCTGGCCCTAATTCAACCAGCAGGCCATCAGTTTGTGTCTTTGGATCCACTGATAGTCCTGATGCCTGAAAAGACCTGTTAGGTTTTAGCACTGCTGGGAGCTGAAGGGAGGTGCAGAAAGAGTAAGAACTGGTTGGTCCTCAGACAGGATGCTGACGGGATAGGAGACAAGGCTCACCACAGGAAACGGTGAGCACAGCAAGCTGGATAGAATGTTCTTGGGGAGGTTGTGAAGAAAAGAATGTGTGATGGCTTTATGTGGGAGGTGAGGTAAGCTTTGCAGGATGACAGGATTCTGCCAAGGCAGTGAGGGCCCCTCCCCAAGTGGCCCCTGCAGAGTGCTCCCCACAGTGTTCTTCTCAGGCCTGCACTGCTATCCATGCCTCCTGAACAACCcatggagaggggagggagctCTGGGACCAGCTCCCTTCTGCAGCCCAGCTTTCCTCCCAGGAATGTTGGACTGGGCCCTCCCTGGTCTCAACCAATTGGCCCAGAGCAGCATTTCCTACAGGAGTTGCCCCAAAGCCTCATGAATGCAAAGTGCCTGCAGTGCTTGTGGTCCTGTGCTGGATCATCTTCCCTGTCAGCTTCAGGACATGGTCATGGGGTCAGTCAAGGATTTCCCTCCTGTGAGCATGGGGGCTGGCCTTCCCTAGGGGGTCCCCACATCACGTGCCTCAGGGtggtgagaggaagggagggaagccaCCTTCTTGCAGCCAGCTCTGTGCTGACCACAGGTGAAGGAGAAACTGGGACATTCTCCAGCTCTCCCCTAaagtttttcatgttttcttctgtgCTCCAAATGGATTCAACAAAACAAATGCCAACTGGCTGGGAAGCCCAGGCTGTGATGCAGTGGTCACAGCAGACACCGCCCTGCTCACCCTTTGGGCTGGGTTTCATCACAGGTCAGAAGAGCCAGAATCCACCTCACAGAGGCAGTGTTGTGCCAGGGCCCTGCCTGGCTTGCCCTTGGAGCTCTGTGTGGTGTAGCTTAGCTACAGGAGGCAGGGAGGTTTCCCAAGAGTTGCTGACAAAGGAAGGATTCTTTCCAGAAGTCTGTAGGTTTGCCCA
Coding sequences:
- the PSKH1 gene encoding serine/threonine-protein kinase H1; the encoded protein is MGCGTSKVLPEPPKDVQLDLVKKVEPFSGTKSDVYKHFITEVDSVGPLKAGFPEASQGANPCPGAPTTGHTEPPSEPPRRARVAKYRAKFDPRVTAKYDIKALIGRGSFSRVVRVEHRATRQPYAIKMIETKYREGREVCESELRVLRRVRHANIIQLVEVFETQERVYMVMELATGGELFDRIIAKGSFTERDATRVLQMVLDGVRYLHALGITHRDLKPENLLYYHPGTDSKIIITDFGLASARKKGDDCLMKTTCGTPEYIAPEVLVRKPYTNSVDMWALGVIAYILLSGTMPFEDDNRTRLYRQILRGKYSYSGEPWPSVSNLAKDFIDRLLTVDPGARMTALQALRHPWVVSMAASSSMKNLHRSISQNLLKRASSRCQSTKSAQSTRSSRSTRSNKSRRVRERELRELNLRYQQQYNG